GTATTTTTTATCTGTATCTTTTAAATTCATCAGCCCAAATTCTGTATCATTAGTGGTTAAATTTAAACCTTAAATTGCCCGAAAACTCAAATCACAAAAATGTGACTTAGTATTATACTTAATATTATACGGGTAAATTCCAAAAACTGATCAAAAAAAAATAAAATTCGGCCATATGAGAAACATAGTTAATAAGTTCACTAAAAATTAACATGTTTAGGATAGGAAAATTATATTGAACCATTTGTAATTTTGTTAATTCCGATAAGGAGGAGTAAAATAGTGATTAGTGCGTTTAAGCCGGCAAGGCTCTTTGATAAGTTGTTAGGGACACATCTTTTCAAAAATGTAAGTATTTCAAAAAAAATAATGGCGTTATCAATTGTGTCGTTGCTCGGCACAATGGGTGTTGGGGTGATTGGATATATGACCTTGCAGGAATTAAAAACAGGACAGGATCGATATTCGATGAGTTCCGATTTAAGCCTAATTGCTGCAGATATAAAATCGTCTTCACTTGATATGATGCAATCGGAAAAAGAATTTTTCCTTCAAAAAGAACCTGCATATGCTGATCTAGCAATAGAAGCAGCGGATAATATGGAAACATATACATATGATGTTGAGGGAAACACCAATAGTGAAGCAGCGGTAAAAGCTGCAAATGCCCTCACGGGTCTTGTTGAGAAATATAAAGAAATCTTTGCTAAGGCAACAGATGCTCTGGAAAAAGTTGGTTACGATGAAGATAGCGGACTTCAAGGAGAAATGCGCGCTGCTGTGCATGATATTGAAGAAGTCCTCACCGAAAAAAATGATGTTAATCTGACAGCCACCTTGCTGTTGGCACGACGTCATGAAAAAGATTTTATCTTGCGGACTGACAGTAAATATATCAGCCGTATGGACGAAACACTTCAACAATTGTCGGAAAAAATCAGTGCTACAAATTTTGCGCCTGAAGTAAAAGAACAATTGCTCGCAAATGTTGACACATATGGCAATGTTTTTAATGCATATGCAGAACAGGCTTCGGCACTGATTGATGTTCGTGCGGAACTAAACGACGTCTATGTGGAAATGATGCCTCATTTTGACGTTCTCTCAGAAGAAGCACAGAGTGAACTGACCACGGCCACCAAACAGCTGGACAGCACCCGTGATTTTGCAACGATATTATTGGAATCGCTTTGTTCGGTTCTTGTAGTGCTTGTCGGTGTCTTCGGTTGGCTAATTCTGAAAAGTATTTCCATTCCGCTTACAACGCTTCGTGAAGCTGTGGGTGTTATTGCAACGGGTGACTATACCCAGGAAGTCCGCGGTAAAACCCGTAAAGACGAACTTGGTCAATTCTCCAATGCGATTGAAGATCTTCGTAAGGCCGCCCTTGAAAGTGAACACCTGGCCGCCGAAAATAAACGTGCCGAAGAAGAGCGGCTTGCCCATGAAGCCAAAGAGCGCGAAGATCAGGCCAGACGTGAACGCGAGGAAGCAGAACGCATCCGTATGGAAGGTGAACAGGCAGAAGCCCGTGCCAAAAGAATTAACGACACGGTTCAGGAATTTGATGCCAAGGTTACTGAAGTTCTTAATGCTCTCGCCTCTTCCGCGACTGAGCTTGAAGCGACAGCAAACCAGATGGTTGTTATTTCTGAAAGCACCAAAACGCGCTCTTCTGAAGTGGCTTCAGCATCTGAACAGACAGCAAGCAATATTCAGACAGTTGCAGCATCAG
This region of Emcibacteraceae bacterium genomic DNA includes:
- a CDS encoding methyl-accepting chemotaxis protein is translated as MISAFKPARLFDKLLGTHLFKNVSISKKIMALSIVSLLGTMGVGVIGYMTLQELKTGQDRYSMSSDLSLIAADIKSSSLDMMQSEKEFFLQKEPAYADLAIEAADNMETYTYDVEGNTNSEAAVKAANALTGLVEKYKEIFAKATDALEKVGYDEDSGLQGEMRAAVHDIEEVLTEKNDVNLTATLLLARRHEKDFILRTDSKYISRMDETLQQLSEKISATNFAPEVKEQLLANVDTYGNVFNAYAEQASALIDVRAELNDVYVEMMPHFDVLSEEAQSELTTATKQLDSTRDFATILLESLCSVLVVLVGVFGWLILKSISIPLTTLREAVGVIATGDYTQEVRGKTRKDELGQFSNAIEDLRKAALESEHLAAENKRAEEERLAHEAKEREDQARREREEAERIRMEGEQAEARAKRINDTVQEFDAKVTEVLNALASSATELEATANQMVVISESTKTRSSEVASASEQTASNIQTVAASAEELSASVGEINRQVESANAIAERSLREASHSSEAINKLATSAKRINEVIDLINDIASQTNLLALNATIESARAGEAGKGFAVVANEVKALAGQTANATEEIANHISEMQRLTDETVASIEAIQAVINESNDSTTTIANAVLEQSRATSEISENIQQVAVGTADISNNISLVANEADETGSAGQDVLKASSEMGRISETLKKDIEEFFHKIRAI